In Brachypodium distachyon strain Bd21 chromosome 5, Brachypodium_distachyon_v3.0, whole genome shotgun sequence, the genomic window AGGGTCAATGACTTGAGCGGGTTTGCGGGACCGCAGTGCGCCTTTTGCCTAATCTGCGGGGTGCTCCAGCGCTACCTGAAATCGTGAACGCAGAACGCACACATCGTTGTACTTTTGAGCTTCGACCCTCTGCTGAACATTACCGAGGACGACATTTCCTTTGCTCTGAGAACGGGGGTGGTGTTCTCCCACGGTTAGCCCCCAGCATCTATTTCTAGCAGGAGACATGCCGGATGTGTCCCGGCACTCATCTTCCTTTATTTTACAATGGAATATCATGGACTGTCTGTTTCACATTCCTTAACTCACCAATCAACTCCAAGTGAAAGCAAAATCTCAGCGGGATGCCCTGCACCTAAAAGCAACCACTTCTCAACAGCAAACATTTCAGGTCGGCACGGCAGCAGCTCACGAATAGTACTACAGCAACAAGATGGGCAAATAATGGCACCAGAGAAATTTGCAAGACTGGTGAGTTCAACAAAATTTAAGCACGATAGCACAAGGATATATATAGTTCACCACAAGCTAATTGTCAAAAGCACAAATATGATTCCTTGCCAGTGGCTCATCTTTAGTTTTAAGACTAGTTCTGACTACTGTAATGTTCACGGACATGCCAAACTTGCAACTAAACTACCCGATAACACATGAAGCACAGCTATAAAGAATCAAACCACCATCTCAGAAACCACCCTATAGTAGCGGTGCTGTCTTCCATACTCAATAATTGCTCAGAAGCAACTTTTTATAATACTTGCCAGAACAAAAGACAGACTCAAGGTGTACTGATATGTATGCACAGGATCGCTGCAGACGCTGCCGGTTGACTTCTGGAAATTTCCATCATGACCAGCTTCACTTGTGCCCTCGGAAGTACATGTATACTTTCTGTGTAAaccaaagaacaaaaaatagcAATAGGTGAGCACTGTAATCTTGAGAATGCGTCAGAATGGATATCATGGTAGCAAAGATAAAAGCAAAGAACGCAACAATGTTCACAACTTAATTAATTCTGCAATAAATGCATCAGTGTGACAGTGTTTCAAAATGACGACAAACAAAGAATAGGTAATAATACCATCATATGTTTCGTACATGCTACAGTAAGATTGCAcagatgtaatattttgttcaTGCCAAGTTTATGACAACATTGTTTCTCAACCATGCAGGGATACAACTAAACAAAATACTTATGTATCGGTAAAGTTAACCCGATCTGAACCTAAAGAGGTAGATAtcaatgtaaaaaaaatagttacaCAATATATGAGAAAAATAATTCTCATTCAGTTCCTGTGAATAAATACACATAACCCAGAAAAGGCGCAATATATGGAACACCGACAACTTCCCTTGAGCATTTAGTGCCTTTAATTGTTGTGCGAGCATACCAAAAATATACACAAGGACAAGCGAAAAGGCAACTCAGGGAAGGTCCGAGGATGTTAACTGACGAGACCAGGAACTTTATTACTGACCTGAAGAACCCCAATGCTCAGCAGTGTCTCCAAGCAAAATAGTGCAAACCCCACAAAGTAAAAGATCTGCAAGAACAAATATCCATATTTAATGCCCTATAGGTACACTCTGAAGTTGAAGTTACCTCAAACTCAGAGTGCTTGACATGTTCAGAAGACTGAAGGCAAAATTGGCCCAGCTTCCTAGTTGGCAGTGGCAGGAGGCATAAAGGGAACAAGGGAACACCGAACATTGTTCTCACCCCAATTATGACATGCTCAGAGAAAGTGTCGATTGCAGCCAATATACCCCTGGTAAGAGAAGGAGAAAGCTTGCATTATAATCAAGTGAATGTATCACAATTTCAGAAGAGGGTACACATGAAGAGACGAAGGTATGGGTCTTAGGCTCAAAAAGGTTCAACAGACATCCACTCAATACTTGTGTTTTCACTACTCAATATGAGTTGGCAAATACTAGTTATGTAGAATCATAAACAGATTCGCCTCAGAATCTCAGATACTTGACATATTCAACTGCCAGTATGTCACACTACAACTGCATACATGATAAGAACATACTGAAGAGAGCAATTCAAAATTTTACAATCATATCGACTATGCAATAAAGTTCCAAAAATACTACTTTACATAAGAATTTTTAACCATTGTTTAGGTCCTCCTGGCTTCAAGATAACTTGCCTTTGGAGTGTTGGGGATGGTAATACCGATGAACAGAACTTTCTGACAGAAATTATAATGGTCACTGTATGATAGTAGTGATAACTTACGTTAATGATTTTCCTTGAAATACAATTGGTGGAGCAATGGCAGCAATTATGCAAAAACCAATGTGGATCTGCACCAAATAACAGGGAAAAAAATGAACCATGTAACATTTGAAATGCCAAGAATGAGTTAAATAGGCTTTCTGGCTATATCTTACCAGGTAACACAGGAAAAACCATCCAAAACTGAATGCACTGTTAGTCCTGTTTAAACAAGGTAACAAGAGAACTTATCAACTACAAGAAGTTTGTGCTTGCCCAATATATGGCACAATCAACAGCTCAGTTCGACTTAAACACTTAAACTGAAAGCACAGTCGCTTTTACAATCCTTCTAACTGGAGTACGATATCATCTTAGGATAAATATACCCACCCATTTCTCACTGATAAATCGAATGAAAACTAGAGTAACTAGTGTAGGTCTGCATAGACATTTTAGGCAAAACCGCAAAAGAGATACGCTCTACGCAAAATGCACTGGTTAAGTTCGAATACACTAGTAAAATTCACTCATGCGTTGCTAATGCACTGATAAGCATAAGCGCTAAAACAGTAATAGCATACCTCATTGCACGATAGAGGGGTCTATACCACATCAAGTAGGAAAGGGGAATTCCAAGCAAAGCATAGATTGTTGCAAGGAAAAATAGCTTTGAATCTGCAAGCACAAGAGGGTTTGACCGATTAGCAAAAGCCGATTTACAAAAATGCACTAGCATTTATACATACGCATGAAACCCACCTCCCTCCTTGATCCAGCAAACTATGACAGCAATAAAGTTCCACGAGAGGCAAAGCACAATTCCTGGAAATTAAAAGAACACAAAATGGAAACTATCATGAACAATCAATGCTATCCATCTTTGTGATGTAGCATATTTAAAACCTAGAGTGCTATGGTTGCCTAATTGCACCGCTCAGATAGGAAAGCAAACGAAAATACTACGACTAAACTACTGATAGTCTGATACAACCAAATGCGCTACTGGCAGCTAACTGGTACGTACCAAGCCAGCTTGCGAATGCCAGATATTGCAACTTCTGCACATTGGCCGGTATCTCATTAGCGATGTCATGGTGGATGATcgggaagaatggcggccAGTTCTTGTCCTCCATTGGCACTCCAGCTacataagaaaaaaatggcAAACACTGTAAATAACCACCCTAATTCTAGCAAAACCAGCAACTCAGAACACCACCACGAACACGAGCAATCAAAGAGTGACCCACCATTCTTCAGTGATTCCTCCCTCCTTTTGATGTCCTGCaggaacaaaacaaacacCATAAGACACTACCTAATCAAATACAATGCAAAAGTATAAATTCGGAGTGGACAGTAAACCCCACCGCCTCACGCCTCTTCAGATCTGATTCCCACGACGAGAGCTCCCTCGCCTTGCCATTCGAGCCTTGTGTCTGGCGTACCAAAACCATGAGATTCGTACACAATCGAATGAGGGGTGAACCAAAAACACAGGACTACTAGCACATGAAGCATCTTACGCCCATGTTGTCGAGGGGCACGTCGACGGTAGCGTCGCCCCTGCCGCCCCCGAACCCCACGGGCTCACTCGGCCGGAACCCGTACTGCTGCCTcccgcctcggcctcctccatTCTGCAGCGCGACAAGCGATGAGTCATCAGAAATAGCACGGGGGAGTCCAGATCTATCAAGCCACTACTCCGCAGGCAAAACAAAATCCCTCGAAACGAGGGATAGAGGGAGCGGGGTTTAGAAGAGAGATTGGCTCACGGAGAAGGGGTtgtcctcggcgccgccctcgTCGAAGGGGTTGGGGTCGTGATGCATGCCGGGCAGGCTCCTCGCCGCTCGCTTCCTCGGCCTCGCCGCGCGGTGGTGGGGAGAGCGGAGACGGGGAAAGCGGCGGTGGCTAGGCTTGGCTTGGACGCGAGTCGCTTCCCAGTCCAAGCAGTTCCCTTTGGGCGGTGGCCGGTTCGCTCGCCGCTGCTTTTCACGTGACCCGCTGGAAGGCGACGCCACTGGAAGAGTGGCCCCTTCAACACGCGTCCTCCGTCGCGGTGCGACCCGCGTGCAACGTGCGGCCCGTTTTGCTGCGAGAACAGCCCAGCCCGTTAAGAGGCCCGTGTTAATCAGCTTACAGATTGGGCCCTTTGACTCAACAATTTGAGCCTACCCTGAGAAACGGAGATTTGGGCCTAATCTAGGCCCGAGAAGTTTCCGAAGTGGAACTCGTACGGAGCCGAGTCCGAGGACCTGAAATTCGGGGCGAACGGAACCGTCCATTCATTCCTCCATGGAATTGCCTCTGAATGAAGCAAA contains:
- the LOC100828155 gene encoding secretory carrier-associated membrane protein 6, giving the protein MHHDPNPFDEGGAEDNPFSNGGGRGGRQQYGFRPSEPVGFGGGRGDATVDVPLDNMGTQGSNGKARELSSWESDLKRREADIKRREESLKNAGVPMEDKNWPPFFPIIHHDIANEIPANVQKLQYLAFASWLGIVLCLSWNFIAVIVCWIKEGDSKLFFLATIYALLGIPLSYLMWYRPLYRAMRTNSAFSFGWFFLCYLIHIGFCIIAAIAPPIVFQGKSLTGILAAIDTFSEHVIIGIFYFVGFALFCLETLLSIGVLQKVYMYFRGHK